Genomic DNA from Hymenobacter jejuensis:
GGGTGCGTTGTTGCAAGCCCCAAATATTTTGCGTGCTCGAGATAACGGACCCAGCGAGGGCCATTAGCCTAAACGCGATTAGGCAGCGTCATACGAGCAATCGGCAAAAACAAAAACCGCAGCCCTATATATAGAACTGCGGCTATTCGGTCTTGGTTTTAGTCAATTTTCGGCTCGTCTGTAAAAGAGCGCCGAGACGGCTTAACTGATGAGCTTATGACGCATGGCATACTGAATCAGGCCCACCACCGATTTCGAGTTGGTCTTGGTCAGAATGTTCTTGCGGTGGGTCTCGACGGTGCGCTCGCTTATGAAGAGCGTTTCGGCAATGTGGTAGTTGGAGTACTCCTGCGCGATAAGTTTGAGAATCTCGCGTTCGCGGGTGGTAAGCGAGACCGGCACTTCTTCACGCGGCGGCAGCCGCAACGAGGCCAGCTCGTAATTCTGTAGCAGCGTTGCGCCTACTTCGCGGCTAAAAAACGTGCGGCCCGCCACAATCTGTCGGATGGCTTCGCCCAGTTCTTCGCGGGTCGTGTTTTTTAATACGTAGCCTGAGCCGCCCGCTTCGAGTACTTCCGTCACAGAAGCATGATCGTGGGTCATGCTCAGCACCAGCACGCGCACTTGCGGCGCCTGCTCCCGAATGAATTGGGTCAGTTCCACGCCCGACATCTCCGGCATGTTCAAATCGACCAGCGCAACGGTTATTTCTGGGTCCTGCTTTAGCTTTTGCAGGGCTTCCAAGCCGCTTTCTGCTTGCGCAACTATTTCAATATCAGACTCTTGCTTAAGAAGCATTTTAACCCCCTCAATTACCAACGGATGGTCGTCGACAATGAGGACACGCACGGGAATACTAGTTGCAGTAGGTAACAAATCACTCATAGAATACGGCTTTAAACAGTACTAGCAGCAACGCAAGAAGTCGTACTCCAAAGGCAAAAGCTTCTTGAGTAGTTTATCCAAGCTCAGCGCCTTATTATTTTTCCGTTTTGGGCGGAATGGAAAGATACAATAATCGTATAAGCTTTTGAAGGATTTTCCTTAACAAAAGCGCTACTGTTGAGCTTATATAATTAAGCTGAATTGTATTTATATACTTGATTTAAAGCATTTTACACAATATTCACTGCCCAAAAAAGCCGCTCCTTTCAGGAAGCGGCTTTTTGAGGCTGACAAAGGGCTGTGTTTACTTTAAACCGTACTTGCCGCGAAACTTTTTGTTGAGGTAAAGCTGCTTGTTGTCGAGGCTGAATGCGCGGCCATCGATGTAGGCCTGGGTCACGTTGTTGGTACGCATGTCGAGCAGGTCGCCGCTGCTCACGACGAGCGTTGCGCTTTTGCCAGCTTCCAGGCTGCCGAAATCTTTGTCTAGGCCCAAAATCTGGGCCGTGCTGAGCGTTACGGCCGTCAGGGCTTGCTCTTTGGTCAGGCCGTGGCCGGCGGCGGTGCCGGCAATAAACGCCAAGTTGCGCGATCCAGCAGTTTCCATACTACCTTCATAGTCAAGGCAATAGCGAATGCCAGCTTGTTGCAACAAGCTGGGCAGCTTGTAGGGCAAATCATAATCGTCGCCGGCGCGGCGCGGCAACGCGTGAATGCGCGACAGAACGACTGCGATGTCGTTTTGCTTCAGAAAATCCAGCATCATCCAAGCGTCCCGGGCGCCAACCACGGCTATTTTCTGCACGCCTTGCTGTTTGGCAAAGCGCACGGCCTCAATGATTTCCTTACCGTCGTCGGCGTGAACGAACATGGTCTTGGAGCCGTCGAACAAGCCGCTCAGCGCCGTTAGCCGCAGGTTTTCCTTGCGCCCAGCGGGCAGTTTGCGATAAGCAGAGGCTTCGCTCAGCAGTTGCTCTAGGTCGCGGAGTTGCTGCTGCCGGGCTTTCTCGCGACGCTCAAACGCTTGCGCATCTTCGGCCGGATTGAGGCGCACGAGCAGCGGCGGCCAGTTGACGTGCAAGCCGTCGTCGGCTTTTACGGCGGCGTCCTGCCAGTTCCAAGCATCGAGCTGCACAACGCTGCTCTGCCCCGAAATGACGCCGCCGCGCGGCGTTACCTGCGCCAGCAGCACACCGTTGGTACGCACGGTAGGCAAGATATCGGAGTCGGTGTTGTAGGCGACCAAGGCGCGCACGTTAGGGTTGAACGTGCCTACTTCCTGCTCGTCCACGGTAGCCCGAATGGACTCTACTTCCGTTAGACCCAGCGTAGTATTAGGCAGAATAAGGCCCGGATAGATTTCCTGGCCCTTCACATCCACCACCTGATACGCGCCGCGGTCTTGCCCGAAACCGCCCTGCGCACCGGCATACACGATGCGGCCTTTGTCGAACGCCACGGCCGCATCCGGAATGACCGTGCCGTTGCCGACGTGCAATGTGCCGCCCAGCAGCAGCATCGGCTTGCTCTGAGGCGCCGCCGGAATGGGCACCTGCGCGAAAGCCGGAACGGCGCTAAGCAAAGCCAATGAAAACAGTATGTGTTTCATTATAAATATTTTATGCTTCTACAAATTTTGATTCTAAAGCAGTATCCCTTCTTTTTTAAGGAGGGGAGCGTTTAGCTCTAGTTACTGATCCAGGTCTTTTTCTTCGCCCATGGTGTCGCAATGGAAATGGCCGGTGGCGCGGGCGACGGGCGTTTGGGTGGGCGCACCAGACTTCTTGGCATCCAGCATCTTCTGCACGATGCGCAGCCGTTCGCGCTTCAGGTCATCGCGCATTTTCTGGTCGCTTTCGAGGTCGAAAAATTGGCGGCCGTCTACAAAAGTGCGTTCCGGGCGGGCATAGATGCTCAACGGATTAGCGCTCCACAGCACCACATCCGCATCTTTGCCTTCCTTGATGGAGCCCATGTGCGATTCCAAATGCAGCATTTTGGCCGGGTTGATCGTGACCAGCTTCAGGGCTTCTTCCTCCGACAAACCGCCGTATTTCACCGTTTTGGCGGCTTCCTGGTTTAGGCGGCGCGACATTTCGGCATCGTCGGAGTTGATGGCCACGTTCAGGCCGGCGTCGTGCATAATGGCCGCGTTGTACGGGATGGCATCGCGCACCTCATTTTTATAAGCCCACCAGTCCGAGAATGTACTGGCGTTTACGCCGTGCGCCTTCATCTTATCGGCTACTTTATAGCCTTCCAGAATGTGCGTTAACGTGTTGACTTTGAAGCCCATCCGATCCGACACGTTCAGCAGCATATTGATTTCACTCTGCACGTAGCTGTGGCAGGTGATGTTGCGCTTGCCGTTCAGGATTTCCACCAGCGCGTCCAACTCTAGGTCGCGGCGGGGCGCCTCGGTTTTCTTCTGCTTGGCCTTTGATAGCTTGTTGTAAGTGGCCCAATCTTTTTCGTATTCCTTGGCCCGCGTAAACGCATCCACAAACACCTGCTCTACGCCCATGCGCGACTGCGGGAAGCGCAGCACGTTGCGTTCGCCGGCGTTCGACTGCTTCACATTTTCGCCCAAGGCAAACTTGATGAAGCTTGGCGCATCCTGAATTTTCATCTGCTCGGGGCCCATGCCCCAGCGCAGCTTGATCAGGGCCGACTGTCCGCCGATGGGGTTGGCTGAGCCGTGCAGGAGCTGCGAAGCCACTACGCCGCCCGCCAGATCGCGGTACACGTCAATATCCTCAGGATCAATCACATCGCCCACGCGCACTTCGGAGGTCACGGCTTGGGTGCCTTCGTTTACACCTTCGGCAATGGCAATGTGCGAGTGCTCGTCGATGATGCCCGGCGCGAGATGCTTGCCGGTACCGTCGATGCTGCGGCCCCCTTTCGGCACGGCCAGGTTCTTCCCGATTTTGGCGATTTTGCCGTTTTGCAGCAGCACGTCGGTGTTTTCGAGCTTACCTTCCTTCTCACTGGTCCAAACAGTTGCGTTTTTGATCACAACGGTTTCTTGCTGAGGCACTTCTGCCCGACCAAAAGCCACAAACGGGAACATCATCTGACCCAGTTGTACGGGCTCCGGGGCTTTGGCCGAATCGCGGCGCGCGGCCCGGCTGGCCTCCTCAAGCCGCTTTGCCGACCACTTCACCTGGCTGGCATCGGCCAGCTGCCCGTCGCCTTGAAAGGTCCGGTTATCGGCTGTGTAGAAGCCACTTAGCCGTACGGCGGTGCCTTTGCTTTTGGGCGTCGGGTTATACACGATCGTGGCCAGATCGCCGGATACGGCAATGGTGCCGCGCACCGAATCTTTGGGCGCCAGCAGCACGCGCAGCTCCGGCGTTTCGGGCTTGCCGGCTACCACCATACGCACGTCGGGTTGGTTACCAACCTTCAGGGTGTACACGCCGCGGTAGTCAGCGGGAAGCTGGCTGAGCTGGTAGCGCTCGCCTTGTACCCAGTTGTCCAGCAGCACGTTATCATCGGCAAAAATGCGCGTGGTGCAGACCAGGAAGTTAGCCGTAGCGCCGGGCTTCAGGTTCCCGACTTGGTTTTGCGCCTTGATGAGTTCAGCGGGCGTGGCCGTGAGGGCTTTCAGCGCCTGCTCCTCAGTGAGACCGTATTTGATGGCTTTTTTCAGATTGGGCAGGAATTTCTTCTTGTCCTTCAGGTCGGCGGCCGACAGCACAAACGGTACCCCAGCTTTGGCCAGTATGGCGGCGTTGGCGGGCGCCATTTCCCAGTGCTTCAGGTCTTCGAGCGGTACGCGCGAAGCGTCGTACACGTCGTCGACGTTGTAGGCATCAGGAAAATTCAGGCTGACAATAATAGGCGCTTTGGTGGCCTGAACGTCCTGCAAACGCTGGTATTCGTCGCCATGGCCCTTGATAATGTATTGAATACCAAACTCATCGCCCACTCTGTCGGCGCGTAGGGCGCTGAGCTTGTCGCGCACCTCGAAAATCTGCGGCAATTGGCGCTGCTGATTGAAGGCGCGCAACGAGAGGTTTTGCTCCTTGGCTGGGTTGCGTTGGTTCCAGTCGGCGTCCAGAAACGTCTGGCGCAGCAGGGCAATGCTACCCATCAGCGAGCCCGGATAATCTTGCGTGGAAGAGCCTTTGTCGAACGAAAACCCGGCCGCCGCCCGATCCAGAAGCACCACTTCGTTCTCCTTGCGGTTGGTGTTGAGCGTCACCAATGCCGCCGTGCCGCGCACAATGCCGTCGGGCGCTTGGGTAAGCACAGTTCCGAAGCCCAGTTTGCGGTAGACGTCGGCTTGATCATTGTTTACCTTAAATGACTCAGCAGCAGCCACTTCCGGGTGCACAGCCTGATTCCAGTCGTAGGCGCCGGTTTTCTGGCTTTCAAACTGCGGATCGCGGTCGCGGCGGCTGCGGCGTTCGGCGGGTTTTACTTCCGGCAGGCCGTAACTGGCATACAGATCGACGAAGCCGGGGTAGATGTACTTGCCTTTCAGATCGGTGACGACGGCTCCGGCGGGCACTTTTACGTTTGAGCCTACGGCCTCCACTTTGCCATCGCGGATGAGCAGCGTCGCGTCGTTGAGCCGGGTTTTGTAGTCCGTGAAGATCGTGGCGTGCGTGAAAGCGTACAGGCCCGGTCGCTGATCGTAAACGCCGTTGCGCGGGTACGTCGAGGGCTGGGCGTACGCACCCAGGCTAAGCCCGAATAGCCCGGTAGCCAGCCCCAGCTGGCGCAGATTCATGTGCATTGAGTTTGGGTAAAAGTGCTGACAAAAGAAGACGTTAAGCAGAATAAATGGGACCATGCAAAGGCCCGCTCCCAAATGTACCCAAAGAAACCAGGCTGCCTAGTACCGGAGCGCTCGATTTTACCTCAACATTTCGGCCTTAGCAGCAGTATGTTCAGTATTGTCAGCCACTACTTCAACCCCCACCCCACGCCATGCGCAAAGGCACCCAAGTCACCTGGAAATACGGCACCGGTACCGCCACCGGCAAAATTGAGGAAGTGCACAAAGAAGCCGTGACACGCAAGCTCAAAGGCAGCGACATCACCCGCAACGGCACCGCCGACAACCCGGCTTTCGTCATTGTGCAAGACAACGGCGATCGCGTCATCAAGCTGCAAAGTGAGGTAAAAGCCGCCACGAAGAAGTAAACACAACTAATTGATAATCAATAGTATAAAAAAGCTCCACCAGCCTCTGCTGGTGGAGCTTTTTTAGTTAGCTGAGCGGCGGTGCCGCGCTACTGGTTAGCGGTTATGTACATCGGGCTCAATGAACGCCTGCTCGTCCATTTCCTCGGGTACTACCACCACGCCTTGTTGCAGCTTGCTGTTTTTGCGCCCATAGATGAAATACACGATGAAGCCGAGCAACATCCAACCTATAGCCACCTTCAGCGTGAACGCGTCAAGAGCCAAAATCATAAGGGTACACACCAGAATACCCATAATTGGCACGAAGGGGAACACCGGCGACGAGAGCGGCGCCCGGAACGGGCGGGGCTGCGCGGGGTCGGAGCGGCGCATGATCCACACGCCGGCCGAGACCAGCACGAAGGCCAGCAGGGTACCGAACGAGGTCAGGTCGCCGGCCAGTGAGCCGGGTACGAAGGCCGCGAACGCCCCCACGAAAATGAGCAGTGCGATGTTCGACTTGTAAGGCGTGCGGAACTTGGGGTGCAACTCCGAAAACGCCTTTGGCATGAGGCCGTCCTTGGCCATGGAGAAGAACACGCGGCTCTGGCCCATGAGCATCACCAGAATTACGGACGAAAAGCCCAGCAGAATGGCCACCGTCACGGCCGTGCTCAGCCACTCGTAGCCGGGCATGTGCTCCTTGATGGCGTAGGTGACGGAAGCCTCGCCGCCCTTGGCCGGGTCGGCAAACTCGCGCCAGTTGGCCACCCCCGTCAGCACGTGGCCGAAGAGGATGTAGAGCACGGTGCAGACCGCCAGCGAGCCCAAAATGCCGATGGGCATGTCGCGTTTGGGGTTTTTGGCTTCCTGGGCCGCCGTGCTTACCGCGTCGAAGCCGATGAAGGCGAAGAACACGATGGCCGCCCCGCCCAACACGCCGCCCCAGCCGTGCTTGTTCCAGGCCGAGTATTCGCGCACGACGGCGCCGGCCGCGTTTTTCACGGGCTCCGCGTTTTCCGGGATCAGGTAGGGCGTGTGGTTGGCCGGATTCACAAACTGCCAGCCCACGGCGATGAATACCAATACAATCACCACTTTCAGCACCACCACTACGGCGTTGAACAAAGCCGATTCCTGGGTGCCTTTGATCAGCAGCAGCGACAGCGCCACGATCACCAGTAGCGCCGGCAGGTTGATCATGCCGTGCTCGGTTACGCCATTGACAACGGCACTTTCGAAGGGCGAGTGACTCAGATTATACGGTATACTCGTCCCGAAGACTGCTAAGAGCTTGTTGAGGTATTCGCTCCAGGCAATGGAAACGGTGGCGGCCCCCAGGGCGTACTCCATGATCAACGCCCAGCCGATGACCCAGGCCACAAACTCGCCCATGGTGGTGTAGGCGTAGGTATAG
This window encodes:
- a CDS encoding response regulator; amino-acid sequence: MRVLIVDDHPLVIEGVKMLLKQESDIEIVAQAESGLEALQKLKQDPEITVALVDLNMPEMSGVELTQFIREQAPQVRVLVLSMTHDHASVTEVLEAGGSGYVLKNTTREELGEAIRQIVAGRTFFSREVGATLLQNYELASLRLPPREEVPVSLTTREREILKLIAQEYSNYHIAETLFISERTVETHRKNILTKTNSKSVVGLIQYAMRHKLIS
- a CDS encoding amidohydrolase family protein, with the translated sequence MKHILFSLALLSAVPAFAQVPIPAAPQSKPMLLLGGTLHVGNGTVIPDAAVAFDKGRIVYAGAQGGFGQDRGAYQVVDVKGQEIYPGLILPNTTLGLTEVESIRATVDEQEVGTFNPNVRALVAYNTDSDILPTVRTNGVLLAQVTPRGGVISGQSSVVQLDAWNWQDAAVKADDGLHVNWPPLLVRLNPAEDAQAFERREKARQQQLRDLEQLLSEASAYRKLPAGRKENLRLTALSGLFDGSKTMFVHADDGKEIIEAVRFAKQQGVQKIAVVGARDAWMMLDFLKQNDIAVVLSRIHALPRRAGDDYDLPYKLPSLLQQAGIRYCLDYEGSMETAGSRNLAFIAGTAAGHGLTKEQALTAVTLSTAQILGLDKDFGSLEAGKSATLVVSSGDLLDMRTNNVTQAYIDGRAFSLDNKQLYLNKKFRGKYGLK
- a CDS encoding amidohydrolase family protein, which produces MNLRQLGLATGLFGLSLGAYAQPSTYPRNGVYDQRPGLYAFTHATIFTDYKTRLNDATLLIRDGKVEAVGSNVKVPAGAVVTDLKGKYIYPGFVDLYASYGLPEVKPAERRSRRDRDPQFESQKTGAYDWNQAVHPEVAAAESFKVNNDQADVYRKLGFGTVLTQAPDGIVRGTAALVTLNTNRKENEVVLLDRAAAGFSFDKGSSTQDYPGSLMGSIALLRQTFLDADWNQRNPAKEQNLSLRAFNQQRQLPQIFEVRDKLSALRADRVGDEFGIQYIIKGHGDEYQRLQDVQATKAPIIVSLNFPDAYNVDDVYDASRVPLEDLKHWEMAPANAAILAKAGVPFVLSAADLKDKKKFLPNLKKAIKYGLTEEQALKALTATPAELIKAQNQVGNLKPGATANFLVCTTRIFADDNVLLDNWVQGERYQLSQLPADYRGVYTLKVGNQPDVRMVVAGKPETPELRVLLAPKDSVRGTIAVSGDLATIVYNPTPKSKGTAVRLSGFYTADNRTFQGDGQLADASQVKWSAKRLEEASRAARRDSAKAPEPVQLGQMMFPFVAFGRAEVPQQETVVIKNATVWTSEKEGKLENTDVLLQNGKIAKIGKNLAVPKGGRSIDGTGKHLAPGIIDEHSHIAIAEGVNEGTQAVTSEVRVGDVIDPEDIDVYRDLAGGVVASQLLHGSANPIGGQSALIKLRWGMGPEQMKIQDAPSFIKFALGENVKQSNAGERNVLRFPQSRMGVEQVFVDAFTRAKEYEKDWATYNKLSKAKQKKTEAPRRDLELDALVEILNGKRNITCHSYVQSEINMLLNVSDRMGFKVNTLTHILEGYKVADKMKAHGVNASTFSDWWAYKNEVRDAIPYNAAIMHDAGLNVAINSDDAEMSRRLNQEAAKTVKYGGLSEEEALKLVTINPAKMLHLESHMGSIKEGKDADVVLWSANPLSIYARPERTFVDGRQFFDLESDQKMRDDLKRERLRIVQKMLDAKKSGAPTQTPVARATGHFHCDTMGEEKDLDQ
- a CDS encoding hypervirulence associated TUDOR domain-containing protein; this translates as MRKGTQVTWKYGTGTATGKIEEVHKEAVTRKLKGSDITRNGTADNPAFVIVQDNGDRVIKLQSEVKAATKK
- a CDS encoding amino acid permease is translated as MANIFAKKPLALLLGEANSTGHGTLKRTLGAGNLVALGVGAIIGAGLFVRTAAAAAQASGPGVTLAFIVAAIGCVFAGLCYAEFAAMIPIAGSAYTYAYTTMGEFVAWVIGWALIMEYALGAATVSIAWSEYLNKLLAVFGTSIPYNLSHSPFESAVVNGVTEHGMINLPALLVIVALSLLLIKGTQESALFNAVVVVLKVVIVLVFIAVGWQFVNPANHTPYLIPENAEPVKNAAGAVVREYSAWNKHGWGGVLGGAAIVFFAFIGFDAVSTAAQEAKNPKRDMPIGILGSLAVCTVLYILFGHVLTGVANWREFADPAKGGEASVTYAIKEHMPGYEWLSTAVTVAILLGFSSVILVMLMGQSRVFFSMAKDGLMPKAFSELHPKFRTPYKSNIALLIFVGAFAAFVPGSLAGDLTSFGTLLAFVLVSAGVWIMRRSDPAQPRPFRAPLSSPVFPFVPIMGILVCTLMILALDAFTLKVAIGWMLLGFIVYFIYGRKNSKLQQGVVVVPEEMDEQAFIEPDVHNR